The Haloarcula halophila nucleotide sequence TCGGGTCACGTGTATCGCCTGTGGGGAGACGGTCGACCGCGGAGACGCCCGGGAGTACGACAAACACGGCGAGCGCTGGGACCGCGAGGACAAGGCGTTCGAGTACCTCTGTAAACCCTGCGACCGTGCGTGCTGCCACCAGCCGCGCGACGGGCTCG carries:
- a CDS encoding DUF7562 family protein; amino-acid sequence: MTISPSALWDDDHTRRVTCIACGETVDRGDAREYDKHGERWDREDKAFEYLCKPCDRACCHQPRDGLERTLVAAGAGRSDRRTFLRRYCELASADAEPGEES